A genomic stretch from Alosa sapidissima isolate fAloSap1 chromosome 3, fAloSap1.pri, whole genome shotgun sequence includes:
- the LOC121706120 gene encoding inward rectifier potassium channel 2: MGSVRAHRYSIVSSEEDGMKLATIAVPNGYGNGNAGGGGGGSCKVHTQHQTQSRFVNKDGHCNVHFINMSEKGQRYLADIFTTCVDIRWRWMLVIFCLSFVLSWLFFGLVFWLVALSNGDLERSEQLCVSNVDSFTAAFLFSVETQTTIGYGYRYVTEDCPVAIFVVVFQSIVGCIIDAFIIGAVMAKMAKPKKRNETLVFSHYATIAMRDNKLCLMWRVGNLRKSHLVEAHVRAQLLKSRTTAEGEFIPLDQMDIDVGFDTGIDRIFLVSPITIVHEIDEDSPFYEMSRQELETSEFEIVVILEGMVEATAMTTQCRSSYVASEVLWGHRFEPVLFEEKNNYKVDYSRFEKTYEVPSTPACSAKDLAEKKYVRSSSNSFCYENEVALMDKEEEVEEDDDDDDEEAENVRCENIELEGTNMDAGSDTLSDQDTVPLEARPLRRESEI, from the coding sequence GTGCACACGCAGCACCAGACCCAGAGCCGCTTCGTCAACAAGGACGGCCACTGCAACGTGCACTTCATCAACATGAGCGAGAAGGGCCAGCGCTACCTGGCCGACATCTTCACCACCTGTGTGGACATCCGCTGGCGCTGGATGTTGGTCATCTTCTGCCTGTCCTTCGTCCTCTCTTGGCTCTTCTTCGGCCTGGTCTTCTGGCTGGTGGCGCTGTCGAACGGCGACCTGGAGCGGAGCGAGCAGCTGTGCGTGTCCAACGTGGACAGCTTCACGGCGGCTTTCCTCTTCTCCGTGGAGACGCAGACCACCATCGGCTACGGCTACCGGTACGTGACGGAGGACTGCCCCGTGGCCATCTTCGTGGTGGTCTTCCAGAGCATCGTGGGCTGCATCATAGACGCCTTCATCATCGGCGCGGTCATGGCCAAGATGGCCAAGCCCAAGAAGCGCAATGAGACGCTGGTCTTCAGCCACTACGCCACCATCGCCATGAGGGACAACAAGCTGTGTCTGATGTGGCGCGTGGGCAACCTGCGCAAGAGCCACCTGGTAGAGGCGCACGTCCGTGCCCAGCTCCTTAAGTCACGCACAACAGCCGAGGGCGAATTCATCCCCCTGGACCAGATGGACATCGACGTGGGCTTTGACACCGGCATCGACCGCATCTTCCTCGTGTCACCCATCACCATTGTGCACGAGATCGACGAGGACAGCCCCTTCTACGAGATGAGCCGGCAGGAGCTGGAGACATCCGAGTTCGAGATCGTGGTCATCCTGGAGGGCATGGTGGAGGCCACGGCCATGACCACCCAGTGCCGCAGCTCCTACGTGGCCAGCGAGGTCCTGTGGGGCCACCGCTTCGAGCCCGTCCTCTTTGAGGAGAAGAACAACTACAAGGTGGACTACTCGCGCTTCGAGAAGACCTACGAAGTGCCCTCCACGCCCGCCTGCAGTGCCAAGGACCTGGCTGAGAAGAAGTATGTACGGTCAAGCTCCAATTCGTTCTGCTACGAAAATGAGGTGGCCTTAATGgataaggaggaggaggtggaggaggacgaCGACGACGATGATGAAGAAGCAGAGAACGTCCGATGCGAGAACATAGAACTGGAGGGCACAAACATGGACGCTGGCTCAGACACACTGTCCGATCAGGACACAGTGCCTTTAGAAGCAAGGCCACTGAGACGAGAGTCTGAGATATGA